One Sodalinema gerasimenkoae IPPAS B-353 DNA segment encodes these proteins:
- a CDS encoding aromatic ring-hydroxylating oxygenase subunit alpha codes for MLHRDWHPVAEAIEPGTVRSVKLLEREFVIWRCGDRILAWDDRCPHRGVRLSGGTVEEGGLRCPYHGLVFNSQGRCVEVPAVPGWTPSPQLALSGYPAELRYGLVWLSLNPDADPQTIPSFPEWSDLNYRKFLCGAYRFQASPLRVMENFLDVSHFPFIHDGLLGDRHHTEVPEYQADWNEQGLFIKDVQIWQPNPDGTAEGAQVTYNYHAPTPLCAWFEKLSGDRRLSIFFAICPLEPELAIGWMWIAMNYGSEVPQAELHSFQDRVVRQDIPIVESQQPKRLPLTLSQEGHLPSDRASIAYRQWLKRRGVEFGAIAA; via the coding sequence ATGCTTCATCGAGATTGGCACCCCGTCGCCGAAGCCATCGAACCCGGTACAGTCCGTTCCGTGAAACTCCTCGAACGGGAGTTCGTTATTTGGCGATGCGGCGATCGCATCCTGGCCTGGGACGATCGCTGTCCCCATCGTGGGGTTCGTCTCTCCGGGGGAACCGTGGAAGAGGGAGGACTCCGTTGCCCCTATCATGGACTGGTGTTTAATAGTCAAGGACGTTGCGTCGAAGTTCCCGCTGTCCCTGGATGGACTCCCTCCCCCCAACTGGCCCTCTCCGGTTACCCCGCCGAACTTCGCTATGGTTTAGTCTGGCTATCCCTCAACCCTGATGCAGACCCCCAAACCATCCCCAGTTTCCCAGAATGGAGTGACCTGAACTACCGTAAATTCCTTTGTGGGGCCTATCGCTTTCAGGCCAGTCCCCTACGGGTGATGGAAAACTTCCTCGATGTCTCTCACTTCCCCTTCATCCATGATGGTTTACTCGGCGATCGCCACCACACAGAAGTCCCCGAGTATCAGGCTGACTGGAATGAGCAGGGATTATTCATTAAAGATGTACAAATTTGGCAACCTAACCCCGACGGAACCGCAGAAGGGGCCCAGGTGACCTATAACTACCACGCACCGACCCCTCTGTGTGCCTGGTTCGAAAAACTCTCGGGCGATCGCCGCCTCAGCATCTTCTTCGCCATCTGTCCCTTAGAACCGGAACTGGCTATAGGTTGGATGTGGATCGCCATGAACTACGGCTCAGAAGTCCCCCAAGCCGAACTTCATAGCTTTCAAGATCGCGTCGTTCGCCAAGATATTCCGATAGTAGAGTCTCAACAGCCCAAACGCCTCCCCCTCACACTCTCCCAAGAGGGACATCTCCCCAGCGATCGCGCCTCTATCGCCTACCGTCAGTGGCTAAAACGGCGAGGGGTCGAGTTTGGGGCGATCGCTGCCTAA
- a CDS encoding chlorophyll a/b-binding protein translates to MENQDTKLGFTQFAETWNGRLAMLGFVIGIATEILTGQGILSQIGLM, encoded by the coding sequence ATGGAAAATCAAGACACCAAACTCGGCTTTACTCAATTCGCAGAAACCTGGAACGGTCGTCTAGCGATGCTCGGCTTTGTCATCGGCATCGCCACCGAAATCCTGACCGGACAAGGGATTCTCTCTCAAATTGGCTTAATGTAA
- a CDS encoding chlorophyll a/b-binding protein, with protein sequence MENQDTKLGFTQFAETWNGRLAMLGFVIGIATEVLTGQGILSQIGLM encoded by the coding sequence ATGGAAAACCAAGACACTAAACTCGGCTTTACTCAATTCGCAGAAACCTGGAACGGTCGTCTAGCGATGCTCGGCTTTGTCATCGGCATCGCCACTGAAGTCCTGACCGGACAAGGAATTCTTTCTCAAATTGGCTTGATGTAA
- a CDS encoding SPFH domain-containing protein — MDALWTFIIVVFLGGMANSSVKIVNQGNEVLVETLGKYSGKKLEPGLSFIIPFLDKVVFKETIREKVLDIPAQPCITSDNVAISVDAVVYWRIMDMEKAYYKVEDLRNAMQNLVLTQIRSEMGKLELDQTFTARSEINELLLRELDISTDPWGVKVTRVELRDIIPSKAVQDSMELQMSAERRKRAAVLTSEGERESAVNSARGRAEAQVLEAEASQRAEILHAEAQKQAILLKAEAQRQEKVLKAQATAEAMQILAKTLKVHPKMAESLQFLLAQQYLEMGSEIGTSDSSKVMFMDPRSIPATLEGMKSILSQEELEAVSSEEFTLDS, encoded by the coding sequence ATGGACGCGTTGTGGACATTCATTATTGTGGTTTTTTTAGGTGGCATGGCGAACAGTTCCGTCAAAATTGTCAACCAAGGGAATGAGGTATTGGTAGAAACCCTCGGAAAATACAGCGGTAAAAAACTTGAGCCGGGCTTGAGTTTCATTATCCCCTTTTTGGATAAAGTTGTTTTCAAAGAAACGATCCGCGAGAAAGTTCTGGATATTCCCGCTCAACCTTGTATCACCTCTGATAACGTGGCCATTTCCGTGGATGCGGTGGTCTATTGGCGCATTATGGATATGGAGAAAGCCTATTACAAGGTTGAAGATTTGAGAAATGCGATGCAGAATTTGGTGTTAACTCAAATTCGCTCGGAAATGGGTAAGCTGGAGTTGGATCAAACCTTCACGGCGCGATCGGAAATCAACGAACTGCTGTTGCGAGAGTTAGATATTTCGACAGACCCCTGGGGGGTGAAAGTGACTCGGGTAGAACTGCGGGACATTATTCCCTCGAAGGCAGTTCAGGATTCGATGGAGTTACAGATGTCGGCGGAACGACGTAAACGGGCGGCGGTGTTGACCTCGGAGGGGGAACGAGAGTCGGCGGTGAACTCCGCTAGAGGACGGGCAGAAGCCCAGGTGTTGGAGGCAGAAGCCAGTCAACGAGCCGAGATTTTGCACGCAGAAGCGCAAAAACAGGCAATTTTGCTGAAAGCTGAAGCGCAACGTCAGGAAAAAGTCTTGAAAGCCCAGGCGACAGCAGAAGCGATGCAAATCCTGGCGAAGACCCTAAAGGTTCATCCCAAAATGGCTGAGTCCCTTCAGTTCTTGTTGGCCCAACAGTATCTGGAAATGGGGTCTGAGATTGGCACCAGTGACAGTAGTAAGGTGATGTTTATGGACCCTCGTAGTATTCCGGCCACTCTGGAGGGAATGAAGTCGATCTTAAGTCAGGAGGAGTTAGAGGCGGTGTCTTCTGAGGAGTTCACGTTAGACTCTTAA
- a CDS encoding NfeD family protein, which produces MESFTVLWLGLGILFCLMELFLPTAFVELSMGLAAFVVALLSLVIPQLSIQIFLWMVLALLFLFALKQFVPKKSSYILAEATEAETLTAIEPGKVGRVLFEGNSWQARCEGDFLIPAHSKALVVGRQGNTLLVLPEDFEE; this is translated from the coding sequence ATGGAGAGCTTCACCGTACTCTGGCTGGGACTCGGCATCCTGTTTTGTCTCATGGAGTTGTTCCTACCGACAGCGTTTGTCGAACTCTCCATGGGATTGGCAGCGTTTGTTGTGGCGTTGCTCTCATTGGTGATTCCCCAGCTATCGATTCAGATTTTCCTCTGGATGGTCTTGGCGTTGCTGTTCCTGTTTGCCCTCAAACAGTTTGTTCCCAAGAAAAGTTCTTATATTCTGGCAGAAGCGACGGAGGCCGAAACCCTGACGGCGATCGAGCCAGGAAAAGTGGGACGGGTCTTGTTTGAAGGCAATTCTTGGCAAGCTCGCTGTGAGGGAGACTTTTTAATTCCAGCCCACTCTAAGGCTTTGGTGGTGGGTCGTCAGGGCAATACCTTATTAGTTTTGCCAGAAGACTTTGAGGAGTAA